A stretch of Bifidobacterium sp. ESL0704 DNA encodes these proteins:
- the leuA gene encoding 2-isopropylmalate synthase has translation MGQDQASSVFDLAAVAAQSNGGNNDLLLPPRRFVGDPQKPSKMPYTKYVAYDRQVPFDYPERTWPEKKLRRAPRWCSVDLRDGNQALVNPMDSERKLRFWNLLISMGFKEIEVGFPSASDTDYDFVRLLIERELIPDDVTIVVLTQAREHLIRKTYECLRGAKRAVVHFYNSVSVLQREVVFRKDKEGIKKLATDAAELCKDLEGAAGDTDLYYEYSPESFTGTEPDYAVEVCNAVIDVIKPTPDHKMIINLPATVEMTTPNVFADEVEYVSRNLKDRDSIVLSLHPHNDEGMGVAAAELAVLAGADRVEGCLLGNGERTGNVDLVTLGLNMLTQGVDPQIDYSDVPKIRKTVEYCNQLTISERHPYAGSFVFTAFSGSHQDAIKKGLEARQAAAEERGANLDDFVWLVPYLPIDPKDIGRSYKAIIRVNSQSGKGGMAYLLKTNHNLDLPKRLQIEFEKVVQNYADKTDKEVKDDDIWRLFKDEYLPVEENGSFAIGEAVGDEGDDDLQSWGRLKLLNVSVTSGSDGSDTVLKAKLLDRGAEPGADPIEREVSGAGNGPLDAFLNALSSIAITVSVMDYAEHAMTAGTDAMAASYVECQIGGEANAKIIWGVGIDSSITTSSLKAIISAINRSLR, from the coding sequence ATGGGTCAGGATCAAGCATCATCGGTATTTGATCTCGCGGCAGTCGCCGCACAATCCAATGGAGGTAACAATGACCTGCTGCTGCCTCCCCGGCGTTTCGTAGGAGACCCACAAAAGCCCAGCAAAATGCCGTATACGAAGTATGTCGCGTACGACAGGCAGGTTCCGTTCGATTACCCCGAGCGCACTTGGCCGGAGAAGAAACTGCGCCGTGCCCCACGCTGGTGCTCGGTCGATCTGCGTGATGGCAACCAGGCGCTGGTCAACCCGATGGATTCCGAGCGCAAGCTGCGCTTCTGGAATCTCCTGATTTCGATGGGCTTCAAAGAAATCGAAGTCGGTTTCCCCTCGGCTTCTGACACGGATTACGATTTCGTGCGTCTGCTGATCGAACGCGAGCTCATCCCCGACGACGTCACCATCGTCGTGCTGACCCAGGCCCGCGAACATCTGATTCGCAAGACCTACGAATGCCTGCGCGGTGCCAAGCGTGCGGTCGTGCATTTCTACAATTCCGTTTCCGTCCTTCAGCGCGAGGTCGTCTTCCGCAAGGACAAAGAGGGCATCAAGAAGCTGGCCACCGACGCCGCCGAACTGTGCAAGGACCTTGAGGGTGCGGCCGGCGACACCGACCTGTATTACGAGTATTCGCCGGAATCGTTCACCGGCACCGAGCCCGATTACGCCGTCGAGGTGTGCAACGCCGTCATCGACGTCATCAAGCCGACTCCGGATCACAAGATGATCATCAACCTGCCGGCCACCGTCGAGATGACGACGCCGAACGTCTTCGCCGACGAGGTCGAGTACGTTTCCCGCAACCTCAAAGACCGTGATTCCATCGTCCTTTCGCTCCATCCGCACAACGACGAGGGCATGGGCGTGGCCGCGGCGGAACTGGCCGTGCTCGCCGGGGCCGATCGCGTCGAAGGGTGCCTGCTGGGCAACGGCGAACGCACCGGCAACGTCGACCTGGTCACGCTGGGTCTCAATATGCTCACGCAGGGCGTCGATCCGCAGATCGATTATTCCGACGTGCCGAAGATTCGCAAAACCGTCGAATACTGCAATCAGCTCACCATCTCCGAGCGTCATCCCTACGCCGGAAGCTTCGTGTTCACCGCTTTCTCCGGCTCCCATCAGGACGCCATCAAGAAGGGACTCGAGGCCCGTCAGGCCGCGGCCGAAGAGCGCGGGGCGAACCTCGACGATTTCGTCTGGCTCGTGCCCTACCTGCCCATTGACCCGAAGGACATCGGTCGCAGCTACAAGGCCATCATTCGCGTCAACTCGCAGTCCGGCAAGGGCGGCATGGCCTACTTGCTCAAGACCAATCACAACCTTGATCTTCCCAAGCGCCTGCAGATCGAGTTCGAGAAGGTTGTGCAGAACTACGCCGACAAGACCGATAAAGAGGTCAAGGACGACGATATCTGGAGGCTCTTCAAGGACGAGTATCTTCCTGTCGAGGAGAACGGCTCGTTCGCGATCGGCGAGGCCGTGGGAGACGAGGGCGACGACGATCTGCAGTCGTGGGGCCGCCTGAAGCTCTTGAACGTTTCGGTGACTTCCGGCTCGGACGGTTCCGACACCGTCCTGAAGGCCAAGCTCCTGGACCGCGGTGCCGAACCGGGCGCCGACCCGATCGAGCGCGAGGTCAGCGGCGCAGGCAACGGTCCGCTGGACGCCTTCCTCAACGCGCTTTCCTCGATTGCCATCACCGTCAGCGTCATGGATTACGCCGAACACGCCATGACCGCCGGCACCGACGCGATGGCCGCCTCCTACGTCGAATGCCAGATCGGCGGTGAGGCCAACGCGAAGATCATCTGGGGCGTCGGCATCGATTCGTCGATCACCACCAGCTCCTTGAAGGCGATTATCTCCGCGATTAATCGCTCGCTGCGTTGA
- a CDS encoding transglycosylase domain-containing protein — protein sequence MVTEFRTVSARAANPGRAKPKRSYRNTKTPRDQYSRSNADTARKRPNRRGPQRKAPKKHRHRILKWTLGIIALLIVGGVGTFAYLYATTEIPLPEKIAMAEKTKIYYADGTTPVGDFATQNREIISCDALPKYIGQSMVASENQSFYKDTGVDFKGIARALLNNVSGGARQGASTITQQYAERYYMGDTHTYAGKVREAILAMKITKSQDKDKVLCNYMNTIYLGRGAYGIEAASKAYFNKDAKDMTMPESALLAGIIPAPSTWDPAVNPKRAQQRYTRVIGIMEKQGYISPKDAAANQQMPPTVAPQGQQSSYKGTNGYILQMVRDELTGSGAFTRDDLDTGGYTIVTTIDKAKQDLMFNTASPSSAENQKILNPGMQTGAMSVNPKDGSIISFYAGDDYLKKQLNNATQSTYELGSTMKPFALMAAIQEGVSLDTTFNGNSPRTYAGITEPVRNFSNEQYGYTNLYRATANSVNTVYMDLQEHLGTKKVAQTAQAAGMSPRLVPGDNAFTVLGNNAVRVSDVAQAYATIANQGNKPTLHIVASVKDSAGKDMYRAPTNTERVFSANDAALVARAMTGTVQYGTATEVRKVGKTIAGKTGTANDSTAGSFIGFTPSVVTVFAMWKPAADGITPEEIQPLHGGYGSGGLYPAHLFTEYMKQVLADQPNETFPVAHDEGKIGGPDGTWGSGARSGSYGNYNRRKYESSNSSGSSDSTAGGSTSSGSGTDGTTGGNGTGTGNTAGETSNESSGNTGGNTEQQSNPQGQQ from the coding sequence ATGGTCACAGAGTTTCGCACAGTTTCGGCGCGTGCCGCAAATCCCGGCAGAGCCAAACCCAAACGCAGCTACAGAAACACCAAAACACCGCGCGACCAATACTCGCGCAGCAACGCCGACACGGCCCGCAAACGTCCGAACAGACGCGGGCCGCAACGCAAGGCACCCAAAAAACACAGGCATCGCATCCTCAAATGGACGCTAGGCATCATTGCGCTGCTCATCGTCGGCGGAGTAGGCACGTTCGCCTATCTTTACGCCACCACCGAAATTCCACTCCCGGAAAAAATCGCGATGGCCGAAAAGACCAAGATCTATTACGCCGACGGCACTACTCCGGTCGGCGATTTCGCCACGCAGAACCGCGAGATCATCAGCTGCGACGCCCTGCCCAAATACATCGGGCAATCCATGGTGGCCAGCGAGAACCAGTCATTCTACAAAGACACCGGCGTCGATTTCAAAGGCATCGCACGAGCCCTGCTCAATAACGTCAGCGGAGGCGCGCGTCAGGGCGCCTCCACCATCACCCAGCAGTACGCGGAACGTTACTATATGGGCGACACCCACACGTATGCCGGCAAGGTACGCGAAGCGATTCTGGCGATGAAAATCACCAAGTCGCAGGACAAGGACAAGGTCCTGTGCAACTACATGAACACGATTTACCTGGGCCGCGGGGCCTACGGCATCGAGGCGGCGTCGAAGGCCTACTTCAACAAGGACGCCAAGGATATGACCATGCCCGAATCCGCGCTGCTGGCCGGCATCATCCCAGCCCCCTCGACCTGGGACCCGGCGGTGAACCCCAAGCGCGCGCAGCAACGCTATACGCGCGTCATCGGCATCATGGAGAAACAGGGCTATATCAGCCCGAAAGACGCCGCGGCCAACCAGCAAATGCCGCCGACGGTAGCCCCGCAAGGCCAGCAAAGCTCGTATAAGGGAACGAACGGCTACATCCTGCAGATGGTGCGCGACGAACTGACCGGCAGCGGGGCGTTCACCCGCGACGACCTCGACACCGGCGGCTATACCATCGTCACCACCATCGACAAGGCCAAGCAGGACCTGATGTTCAACACCGCAAGCCCGTCAAGCGCGGAGAACCAGAAGATTCTCAACCCGGGTATGCAGACCGGGGCGATGAGCGTCAACCCGAAGGACGGATCGATCATCTCCTTCTACGCCGGCGACGACTACCTCAAAAAGCAGCTCAACAACGCCACACAGTCCACCTACGAGCTCGGCTCGACCATGAAGCCGTTCGCGCTTATGGCGGCCATCCAGGAAGGCGTCAGCCTCGACACGACCTTCAACGGCAACTCGCCGCGCACCTACGCCGGCATCACCGAGCCGGTCAGAAACTTCAGCAACGAGCAGTATGGCTATACGAACCTGTACCGCGCAACGGCGAATTCGGTCAACACGGTCTATATGGACCTGCAGGAGCATCTGGGGACCAAGAAGGTGGCGCAGACCGCGCAGGCGGCGGGAATGAGCCCGAGGCTCGTACCCGGTGACAACGCGTTCACCGTGCTCGGCAACAACGCCGTGCGTGTCTCCGACGTCGCGCAGGCCTACGCCACCATCGCCAATCAGGGCAACAAACCGACGCTGCATATCGTGGCAAGCGTCAAGGATTCGGCCGGCAAGGACATGTATCGCGCGCCCACCAACACCGAGCGTGTCTTCAGCGCCAACGACGCGGCGCTGGTGGCCAGGGCGATGACCGGAACCGTGCAATATGGCACAGCCACGGAAGTGAGGAAAGTAGGCAAGACCATCGCCGGAAAAACCGGCACCGCAAACGATTCGACGGCCGGCAGCTTCATCGGCTTCACCCCCAGCGTGGTCACCGTCTTCGCGATGTGGAAGCCCGCGGCCGATGGCATCACGCCTGAGGAAATCCAACCGTTGCATGGCGGCTACGGTTCCGGCGGCCTCTACCCCGCCCACCTGTTCACCGAGTACATGAAGCAGGTACTTGCCGACCAACCGAACGAAACCTTCCCCGTCGCCCATGACGAAGGCAAGATCGGCGGTCCGGACGGCACATGGGGCAGCGGCGCCAGGTCGGGCTCTTACGGCAATTACAACCGCAGGAAATACGAAAGCAGCAATTCGAGCGGTTCATCCGATAGCACTGCAGGCGGGTCGACTTCCAGCGGTTCCGGCACCGACGGCACCACTGGCGGCAACGGCACGGGCACAGGAAACACCGCCGGCGAGACTTCTAACGAATCGAGCGGCAACACGGGCGGCAACACCGAGCAACAGTCCAACCCGCAGGGCCAGCAATAA
- a CDS encoding inositol-3-phosphate synthase, with translation MSIRVAVAGIGNCASSLIQGVEYYKDAKDDEKIPGLMHNNFGGYRVRDIEFVTAFDVDALKVGKDISEAIGASQNNTYKFCDVPNKGVEVLRGPTLDGLGEYYKKMITESDAEPVDVAQVLRDKKVDVLVSYMPVGSEQADKAYAQAAMDAGCAFVNCLPVFIASDPEWAQKFRDAGVPIIGDDIKSQVGATITHRVMARLFEDRGVRLDRTYQLNVGGNMDFMNMLQRSRLESKKVSKTRAVTSIVPHEMESRNVHIGPSDYVAWLDDRKLAFVRLEGTTFGDVPLNLEYRLEVWDSPNSAGIVIDAVRAAKIALDRHLSGPVLAPSSYFMKSPAVQHEDNEAHALVEKYIAGEVEKDEAGLDADVKSAKDNGKDVWHA, from the coding sequence ATGAGTATTCGCGTGGCAGTGGCAGGCATTGGCAATTGTGCCTCGTCTCTGATTCAAGGTGTTGAGTATTACAAGGATGCGAAGGACGATGAGAAGATCCCCGGTCTCATGCACAACAATTTCGGCGGCTACCGGGTCCGCGACATTGAGTTTGTAACGGCGTTCGACGTTGACGCCTTGAAGGTGGGCAAGGATATCAGCGAGGCCATCGGTGCCTCGCAGAACAACACCTACAAGTTCTGCGACGTGCCGAACAAGGGCGTCGAAGTGCTGCGCGGGCCGACCCTTGACGGTTTGGGCGAATACTACAAGAAGATGATCACCGAGTCCGACGCCGAACCGGTCGATGTGGCCCAGGTGCTGCGCGACAAGAAGGTCGACGTACTGGTCAGCTACATGCCCGTCGGCAGCGAGCAGGCCGACAAGGCCTATGCCCAGGCCGCGATGGATGCCGGTTGCGCCTTCGTCAACTGCCTGCCCGTCTTCATCGCCAGCGACCCGGAGTGGGCGCAGAAGTTCCGCGACGCCGGCGTGCCGATCATCGGCGACGACATCAAGAGCCAGGTCGGCGCCACCATCACCCACCGCGTGATGGCCCGCCTCTTCGAGGACCGCGGCGTGCGCCTCGACCGCACCTATCAGTTGAACGTCGGCGGCAACATGGACTTCATGAACATGCTTCAGCGTTCGCGCCTGGAGTCCAAGAAGGTCTCCAAGACCCGCGCCGTCACCTCGATCGTGCCTCACGAGATGGAGTCGCGTAACGTGCACATCGGCCCGTCTGACTACGTGGCGTGGCTCGACGACCGCAAGCTGGCGTTCGTGCGTTTGGAAGGCACCACCTTCGGTGACGTGCCGCTGAATCTGGAATATCGTCTTGAGGTTTGGGATTCCCCGAACTCCGCCGGCATCGTCATCGACGCCGTGCGCGCCGCCAAGATCGCGCTCGACCGTCACCTTTCCGGCCCCGTTCTCGCTCCGAGCTCCTACTTCATGAAGTCCCCGGCCGTCCAACATGAGGACAACGAGGCACACGCGTTGGTGGAAAAGTACATCGCCGGCGAAGTCGAGAAGGACGAAGCCGGACTCGATGCCGATGTGAAGTCGGCCAAAGACAACGGCAAGGACGTCTGGCACGCCTGA